Part of the Sporomusa termitida genome, CTTATAAAACGCAAGGGGATTTTCTATGTTTATCGACAGAGCTAAAATAACCATAAAAGCCGGCAGCGGCGGCAATGGCATGTCCGGCTTCCGCCGGGAGAAATATGTTCCCAAAGGCGGACCAAGCGGGGGGGACGGCGGCCGGGGGGCCAATGTTGTCTTAATTGGTGATGCCAGTCTCAATACCCTGATTGATTTCCGTTATAAACGGCAGTTTAAAGCCAATAGCGGCGCCCACGGGCAAACCAGCAATATGCATGGCCGGGGCGCGGAAGACCTGCTGATTAAGGTGCCGCCAGGAACCCTTATCAAAGATGAAGCCACCGGTCAGGTGCTTGGTGATATTACCGAGCCGGGGCAGACAGTCGTGGTGGCTAAAGGCGGCCGGGGTGGCCGCGGCAATGCCCGCTTTGTTAACAGTGTCAACAGGGCTCCTACTTTCGCCGAATTAGGCGAACCGGGTGAAGAGCGCTCGCTACTGCTGGAACTGAAGCTGCTGGCCGATGTTGGCCTGCTGGGCTATCCCAGTGTAGGCAAGTCAAGTATTTTATCTATGGTATCGGCAGCTAAACCCGAAATTGCCGCCTATCACTTCACTACCTTATCGCCGGTTCTGGGGGTTGTTAGTATTGCCGCAGGACAGAATTTTGTGCTGGCTGACATTCCCGGGCTCATTGAGGGAGCCCATGAGGGCGTAGGGCTTGGGCATGATTTCCTCCGCCATGTGGAACGTACCAAAGTTCTTATTCATGTACTTGATGTCTCCGGTCTGGAAGGCCGTGACCCGATTGATGATTTTCATAAAATTAATAATGAGCTCAAATTATATAATGAACGGTTGTTTAAGCGCCCCCAAATCATTGCCGCCAATAAAATGGATTTGCCTGAGGCCCAGGCCAACTATCAGCGGGTGGCAGAATATATGACTGGCTTAGGTCATGAAATCTACCCTGTTTCAGCGGCAACCGGTGACGGCTTAACTGCCTTGATGCAGCGAGCCGTACAGCTTTTGGCGGAGTATGTGGAAGAACCGGCGGAAATTGAGGCCGCCAAGGTATACGAGGCCAGGCCGGAAGAGGCATTTGCTGTTAAACGGGATGTTGACGGTGCCTTTGTTGTCGAGGGCGAAGGAATTGAAAAGCTGGTGGCGATGACCCGTTTTGGCGATGAAGAAGGGTTGCGCCGGTTTCAGTCGATCTGGCGCAAACTGGGAATTGATGCCGAACTGAGGACCCGCGGCATTCAGGAAGGGGATACTGTACGGATTCATGATATGGAATTTGAATTTAGGCCATAGGAGGAAAGATTTTGCTAGCAAAGGAAACTACACTAACAGGTAAGCAAAAGCGCTTTTTAAAAGCCCTTGGGAGCACGCTTGAACCTGTTGTTCAGATTGGCAAAGGCGGTGTACCGGCTTCCGTCATTGAGAGTACCGTACAGGTGCTGGCTGCCCGTGAGCTTATTAAGGTCCGGGTATTGCAGAACAGCCCGGAAGAACCGAAAACAGCCATTACCGCCCTGGCCGGAGCCACTGGTGCCGAACTGGTCCAGGTAATTGGCCGCAACGGCTTACTATATAAGAAAAATGAGGAAAAGTCTAAGATCGAACTGCCGTGAACTATGGGGGAGTCATCATTATGCTTACCAGAGAAAATTTGGGCAATGCGAACCGCATAGTGGTTAAGGTTGGTACCAGCACCTTAACTCACGCCACCGGCAAACTTAATCTTTTGCGAATAGAAAAGCTGGTCCGTGAATTATCGGATCTGGCCAATCAGGGAAAACAGATTATTCTGGTTACCTCCGGTGCTGTTGGTGCGGGGATAGATCGACTGGGGCTGAAAGACAAGCCAAAAACAATTCCGGAAAAACAGGCTGCTGCTGCGGTTGGTCAGGGAATCCTGCTCCATATTTATGAAAAATTGTTTGGCGAATATGGCCAGATTGTTGCCCAGGTGTTACTGACCCGGGCTGACTCTGTTAACCGCAAGCGCTATACCAACTCCCGCAATACACTCATGGCGCTCCTGAACCAGGGCGTCATTCCCATTGTTAATGAAAATGATGCTGTGGCTATTGATGAACTGAAAATTGGTGATAATGACACCCTGTCAGCAATGGTCGCCAGCATCATTGATGCTGACCTGCTCATCATTTTATCTGATGTGGAGGGTGTCTATACGGCTAATCCTCAGACTGATCCGGAAGCCGTACTGCTTAGTGAGATTACCGATATCACCCCGGAGATCGAAGCTTTAGCCGGAGGCCCGGGTACCCTGCGGGGAACAGGCGGTATGTATACCAAAATTCAGGCGGCAAAAATTGCTGTCAATTCCGGCGTGGCCATGGTGATTGCTTCCGGCGGCCGGGATGGTGTGGTACGGGATGTATTGCAGGGGCGTAAAGTAGGCACCGTTTTTGTCTCCAAAGAAAACCGCCTGCAAATCAGGAAACGCTGGCTGGCTTTTGGCGTGAGCGTGAGTGGCCGGGTAACCGTAGACAAGGGCTGTGAACAAGCTCTCTTGAATGGCGGTTCCAGTCTGTTAGCGGCCGGGATAACTGCAGTTGAGGGGAACTTTGAATTAGGCAATACGATTAGTATAAAAAATGCTGCCGGCCGGGAGATGGCCCGCGGCATCACTAACTACAGTGCGGAAGATATACAGAAAATCATGGGGGCCCATACCCCTGAAATCAGCAATATATTAGGCTCTAAGCCTTATGATGAGGTTGTGCATCGCGACAATCTGGTACTTTTAGTGTAGGAGAGGAGAGGGGAGTATGGACTGCATAACTGAACTTGCCGGCAAAGGCGCGGCCGCCAGGCAGGCCGCACGCCGGCTGGCTACGCTGTCAACCGCTGTTAAGGACAAGGCTTTGCTGGCTATGGCTGATGCTTTGGAACAGGAGCAGGCTGAAATTATGGCCGCTAATGCTACCGATGTTGAGCGGGCTGCGGCTAATGGAATGGCTAAGCCACTGATTGACCGGCTGCTGTTAAATGAGGCCAGGATTGCATCCATGGCTGCCGGGTTACGGCAGATTGCAATGCTGCCTGACCCTGTTGGCGAGGCTGCAGCCGGCTGGATTCGTCCTAATGGTCTTGCCATTACGAAAGTACATGTGCCGCTGGGTGTTATTGGTATTATCTATGAAGCACGGCCCAATGTTACTGTTGATGCCGCCGGCTTGTGCCTCAAAGCTGGTAATGCTGTAATCTTGCGCGGCGGTTCGGAGGCCATCGCCTCTAATACGGCGGTTACGGCGGTTATTGCCAGGGCGGCGGCTGCTGCCGGTATACCGGCAGCAGCCATCCAGCTTGTTGAAACAACAGACCGGCAGGCCGTTACGGCTATGTTGAAGCTGAATCAGTATCTGGATGTAATTATCCCCCGGGGCGGGGCCGGCCTTATCAAGACTGTTGTTGAGAACAGCACCGTGCCGGTGATTGAGACCGGTACAGGCGTTTGCCATACCTTTGTAGACGCCAGTGCTGATCTCGTGATGGCCGGAGATATCGCCTTCAATGCTAAAGTGTCCCGCCCTGGTGTGTGCAATGCAATGGAGACTTTGCTGGTACATAAGAGGATTGCGGCTGCATTCCTGCCGGCTCTGTTAGAGCGCTATCATCAGGCCGGTGTTGAGCTGCGGGGCTGTCCTGAGGCTATGAAATATCATCAGTCCGTCAGGCCGGCGAGCCAGGAAGACTGGGCGGCCGAGTTCCTGGATTTGATTCTGGCCATTAGAGTGGTAGACGATTTTGATACTGCGCTTGCGCATATTGCGGCCTATAGTACCCGCCATTCTGAAGCCATTGTCACTAGCGAGTACAATAATGCCAGGCGCTTTCAACAGGAAGTTGATGCTGCTGCGGTTTATGTTAATGCCTCAACCCGTTTTACCGATGGCTTTGAGTTTGGCTTTGGCGCTGAAATCGGTATCAGCACCCAAAAGCTTCATGCCAGGGGGCCGATGGGCCTGCGTGAGCTGACCAGTATTAAATATTTGGTAAACGGCTCCGGGCAAATCAGGTAGTCATATCTGCCATGCTGAGTAAAATGAAACTGATAACAGGTTATTGCTTTGCTGTCAGGAACTATTTGCGCACGCCTAAAGGCAGCCACGATGCTGGCGACTATGCCCGGGCAGCGGTTATCATTGCTGGTGCTTGCCTTTTTGTGTGGTTCACTGCAAGTTTATTGTCAACACCCTGAGGCGGCGTTTCCTATTAAGAGGCATTTGTTATAATAGTAGAAAAGTTATGGAATATTTTGGATATTATTGAAAGGCAGATCAATATGGCACAGGCAAAAGCTAAAGTTGGTATTATGGGCGGGACATTTGACCCCATTCACATCGGTCATTTAGTCACAGCCGAAGCTGTCCGGATTGAATACAATCTGGATAAAGTCTTATTTATTCCGGCCAGTAACCCGCCGCATAAACTGCAGTCCCTGGTTACACCGGCCATTCACCGCTATATTATGACAATACTGGCCACTTATTCCAACCCTTATTTTCTAGTGTCCGCCCTTGAACTTGAGCGCTCCGGTCCCTCCTATACGGTAGATACGGTCAGGGCCTTAATTGACTGTTATGGTGCCAGCACAGAGCTTTATTTCATTACCGGCGCCGATGCGGTTAAAGACTTACCCAGCTGGCAGAATATTGACGAGTTGCTGGAATTGTGTTTTTTTGTGGCCGCTACTCGGCCAGGCTCTATCAGCTATATTGATCAGGTAATCAAACAATTCGGTACCAAGGGGCGGCACAGTATTCAGCGACTGGCCACGCCGGAGCTGGAGATCTCTTCCACTGATATTAGAGAACGGGTAAAAAAGGGCCGTTCTATCAAATATATTGTACCGGAAAGCGTGGAAGACTATATTTATAAAGAAGGCTTATACCGGTAAGTACCAAATAAAGGCAAGCCGGGGGAAGCATAAATCTTCTGTTTTTGCAGATAATGTTAACGTAAAACTTGTTTTGGTTAGTATCCTGATGTAACGGAGGTGATTCCCTATGGCAAAAACACTCTATGTCGGTAACCTGCCCTGGAATACTACAGACACCGCGCTTGCGGATGCATTTAGCCCGCATGGTTCTGTGATATCAAGCCGGATCATTACAGACAAAGAAACAGGCCGTTCCCGTGGTTTCGGTTTTGTGGAGGTTGAGGACGCTGACGCCGAAAAAATGGTTGAGGCCATGAATGGCTCGCAAATTGCAGGCCGGCAGATTGTCGTTAATGAAGCTAAGCCGCGCCAGGATTAATCCCAGTGGCGTTGAGCGTGTAAATCATACATGTTTTTGATGTACTCACCTCCTAGCTTTAGGAGGTTTTTTATTTTATATAAAAAAGGATATCCTCATAAATTGACGAATTTTAGTAGTAAAGAGCAGGTGATGTAAGATGCTGGATCTTAGCCAGCTTACCGAAAAACTGTCGCAAAATTTATCAGCAAAGCGATTTCACCACTCCCTTGGTGTAAGCGAAACTGCGAGCGATTTGGCGGCCCGCTACGGCGCCGATATAGATAAAGCCAAACTGGCCGGATTACTTCATGATTGCGGCCGGGCAATACCCAGCAATAACCTATTGCCAACAGCAGCGGCTTTTGGTATAGTGGTGAGTGATGTTGAACATTGTCAACCAGTGCTGCTGCATGCTCCGCTGGGAGCCTGCATGGCCCAAACCGAATATGGGATTACGGACCAGCAGATTCTTAAAGCCATTGCCCTGCACACTACCGGCGGGCCCAATTTATCAAAGCTGGAGAAGATAATTTATTTAGCTGATTTTATTGAACCAGGCCGCAGTTTTCCCGGCGTGGACAAGCTCCGCCGCCTGGCTGCTGCTGATTTGGATGCGGCGATGATTGCCGCTTATGACGAGTCTGTTACCTATATGCTTGAACAGGGAATGCTTATCCATCCGGCCTCAATTGGCGGGCGTAATTTTTTACTATTACAAAGACAAAAAACTCAATGTAAATAAAGGGTGTTGTCTTTCGGGAGAGGAGATGATACCATGAGCGAACCGCAACGGCAGTCGCGCAAGGTACGCTGGGACAGGGTTCTGCTGCTGCTCATTTTGTTGCTTATTGCCGTAGTTGCCTTAGCCGGGGCTACCGTGTATGCTTACCTTAATATTGTTCGCAGTGCGCCGGTAGCACCGGTAGTTAAGCAGAGTGAACGGCCGCCGGAAACATTAAGCAACAGGGTCAACATCCTGCTCCTGGGGGTGGATGACAAAGATCATGAGAACCCCAATGACCTGGCCAGACGATCAGATACGATGATGGTGGCAAGTATCAACCCCCAGCAGGGGACGGTTAATATCCTGTCATTACCCCGTGATA contains:
- the obgE gene encoding GTPase ObgE — encoded protein: MFIDRAKITIKAGSGGNGMSGFRREKYVPKGGPSGGDGGRGANVVLIGDASLNTLIDFRYKRQFKANSGAHGQTSNMHGRGAEDLLIKVPPGTLIKDEATGQVLGDITEPGQTVVVAKGGRGGRGNARFVNSVNRAPTFAELGEPGEERSLLLELKLLADVGLLGYPSVGKSSILSMVSAAKPEIAAYHFTTLSPVLGVVSIAAGQNFVLADIPGLIEGAHEGVGLGHDFLRHVERTKVLIHVLDVSGLEGRDPIDDFHKINNELKLYNERLFKRPQIIAANKMDLPEAQANYQRVAEYMTGLGHEIYPVSAATGDGLTALMQRAVQLLAEYVEEPAEIEAAKVYEARPEEAFAVKRDVDGAFVVEGEGIEKLVAMTRFGDEEGLRRFQSIWRKLGIDAELRTRGIQEGDTVRIHDMEFEFRP
- the yhbY gene encoding ribosome assembly RNA-binding protein YhbY encodes the protein MLAKETTLTGKQKRFLKALGSTLEPVVQIGKGGVPASVIESTVQVLAARELIKVRVLQNSPEEPKTAITALAGATGAELVQVIGRNGLLYKKNEEKSKIELP
- the proB gene encoding glutamate 5-kinase, with the protein product MLTRENLGNANRIVVKVGTSTLTHATGKLNLLRIEKLVRELSDLANQGKQIILVTSGAVGAGIDRLGLKDKPKTIPEKQAAAAVGQGILLHIYEKLFGEYGQIVAQVLLTRADSVNRKRYTNSRNTLMALLNQGVIPIVNENDAVAIDELKIGDNDTLSAMVASIIDADLLIILSDVEGVYTANPQTDPEAVLLSEITDITPEIEALAGGPGTLRGTGGMYTKIQAAKIAVNSGVAMVIASGGRDGVVRDVLQGRKVGTVFVSKENRLQIRKRWLAFGVSVSGRVTVDKGCEQALLNGGSSLLAAGITAVEGNFELGNTISIKNAAGREMARGITNYSAEDIQKIMGAHTPEISNILGSKPYDEVVHRDNLVLLV
- a CDS encoding glutamate-5-semialdehyde dehydrogenase produces the protein MDCITELAGKGAAARQAARRLATLSTAVKDKALLAMADALEQEQAEIMAANATDVERAAANGMAKPLIDRLLLNEARIASMAAGLRQIAMLPDPVGEAAAGWIRPNGLAITKVHVPLGVIGIIYEARPNVTVDAAGLCLKAGNAVILRGGSEAIASNTAVTAVIARAAAAAGIPAAAIQLVETTDRQAVTAMLKLNQYLDVIIPRGGAGLIKTVVENSTVPVIETGTGVCHTFVDASADLVMAGDIAFNAKVSRPGVCNAMETLLVHKRIAAAFLPALLERYHQAGVELRGCPEAMKYHQSVRPASQEDWAAEFLDLILAIRVVDDFDTALAHIAAYSTRHSEAIVTSEYNNARRFQQEVDAAAVYVNASTRFTDGFEFGFGAEIGISTQKLHARGPMGLRELTSIKYLVNGSGQIR
- the nadD gene encoding nicotinate-nucleotide adenylyltransferase, whose translation is MAQAKAKVGIMGGTFDPIHIGHLVTAEAVRIEYNLDKVLFIPASNPPHKLQSLVTPAIHRYIMTILATYSNPYFLVSALELERSGPSYTVDTVRALIDCYGASTELYFITGADAVKDLPSWQNIDELLELCFFVAATRPGSISYIDQVIKQFGTKGRHSIQRLATPELEISSTDIRERVKKGRSIKYIVPESVEDYIYKEGLYR
- a CDS encoding RNA recognition motif domain-containing protein, producing the protein MAKTLYVGNLPWNTTDTALADAFSPHGSVISSRIITDKETGRSRGFGFVEVEDADAEKMVEAMNGSQIAGRQIVVNEAKPRQD
- the yqeK gene encoding bis(5'-nucleosyl)-tetraphosphatase (symmetrical) YqeK, producing MLDLSQLTEKLSQNLSAKRFHHSLGVSETASDLAARYGADIDKAKLAGLLHDCGRAIPSNNLLPTAAAFGIVVSDVEHCQPVLLHAPLGACMAQTEYGITDQQILKAIALHTTGGPNLSKLEKIIYLADFIEPGRSFPGVDKLRRLAAADLDAAMIAAYDESVTYMLEQGMLIHPASIGGRNFLLLQRQKTQCK